One genomic segment of Planktothrix sp. FACHB-1365 includes these proteins:
- a CDS encoding photosystem II high light acclimation radical SAM protein, giving the protein MEDKILYVRLPCNPIFPIGVVYLSDHVHKLFPSVQQRIFDLGAVPPLDYAAALDACVDEFQPTLLVFSWRDIQIYAPVGGRGGNPLQNAFEFYYAKNPLIKLRGALGGLKLATSYYTELWRNLGLIKRGLSRSQKYNPQARVVVGGGAVSVFYEQLGTSLPKGSIVSVGEGESLLEKLLRGEDLAQERCYIVGETTPRDRLIHEPPMNLEKTACNYDYIETIWPEFQYYFQDQDFYIGVQTKRGCPHNCCYCIYTVIEGKQVRINPADEVVAEMQQLYNRGIRNFWFTDAQFIPARRFIDDAVELLQKILDAGMTDIHWAAYIRADNLTPELCQLMAKTGMNYFEIGITSGSQELVRKMRMGYNLRVVLENCRDLKAAGFNDLVSVNYSFNVIDETFDTIRQTIAYHRELEAIFGADKVEPAIFFIGLQPHTHLEEYAFQKDMLKPGYDPMSLMPWTARKLLWNPEPLGSFFGEICLEAWNRNPNDFGRTVMDILEERLGRAPLEEALSAPISGEKQLATIR; this is encoded by the coding sequence ATGGAAGATAAGATCCTTTACGTCCGTCTCCCCTGTAACCCCATTTTCCCAATTGGGGTGGTTTATCTGTCTGATCACGTTCACAAGCTGTTTCCCAGCGTTCAACAACGCATTTTTGATTTAGGGGCTGTTCCTCCCTTGGATTATGCTGCGGCGTTGGATGCTTGTGTCGATGAGTTCCAACCGACATTATTAGTATTTTCTTGGCGAGATATTCAAATTTACGCCCCTGTGGGTGGACGGGGTGGAAATCCCCTGCAAAATGCCTTTGAATTTTATTATGCTAAAAACCCTTTGATTAAATTACGGGGAGCGTTAGGGGGGTTAAAATTAGCAACTTCCTATTATACCGAACTGTGGCGTAATTTAGGATTAATTAAACGCGGATTATCTCGTTCTCAAAAATATAACCCTCAAGCGCGGGTCGTAGTTGGGGGAGGGGCTGTCAGTGTTTTTTATGAACAGTTGGGAACGAGTTTACCCAAAGGAAGTATTGTTTCCGTTGGGGAAGGGGAAAGTTTATTAGAAAAGTTATTAAGAGGGGAAGATTTAGCTCAGGAACGGTGCTATATTGTGGGCGAAACAACACCGCGAGATCGCTTAATTCATGAACCCCCCATGAATTTGGAAAAAACCGCTTGTAATTACGATTATATAGAAACAATTTGGCCGGAATTTCAATACTATTTTCAAGACCAAGACTTTTATATTGGGGTACAAACAAAGCGGGGTTGTCCCCATAACTGTTGTTATTGTATTTACACAGTTATTGAAGGAAAACAAGTTAGAATTAATCCGGCTGATGAAGTTGTAGCGGAAATGCAGCAACTTTATAACCGAGGAATTAGAAATTTTTGGTTTACCGATGCTCAATTTATTCCCGCCCGTCGATTTATTGATGATGCGGTAGAATTATTGCAGAAAATTCTCGATGCAGGGATGACAGATATTCACTGGGCGGCTTATATTCGCGCGGATAATTTAACCCCAGAATTATGTCAATTAATGGCAAAAACAGGGATGAATTATTTTGAAATTGGCATTACTAGCGGTTCCCAGGAATTAGTTAGAAAAATGCGAATGGGATATAACCTGCGGGTGGTCTTAGAAAATTGTCGAGATTTAAAAGCCGCCGGGTTTAATGATTTGGTTTCGGTGAATTATTCCTTTAATGTCATTGATGAAACCTTTGATACCATTCGTCAAACCATTGCGTATCATCGAGAATTAGAAGCTATTTTTGGGGCGGATAAAGTGGAACCTGCGATTTTCTTTATTGGGTTACAACCCCATACCCATTTAGAGGAATATGCCTTCCAAAAGGATATGTTAAAACCAGGGTATGATCCCATGAGTTTAATGCCTTGGACAGCCAGAAAGTTACTCTGGAACCCAGAACCGTTAGGATCATTTTTTGGGGAAATTTGTTTAGAAGCGTGGAACCGCAACCCCAATGATTTTGGACGCACGGTGATGGATATTTTAGAAGAACGTTTAGGACGAGCCCCCTTAGAAGAAGCGTTAAGTGCACCAATTTCTGGGGAAAAACAGTTGGCTACTATTCGTTAA
- a CDS encoding DUF1830 domain-containing protein: protein MAQILDPLPSNSSGRILCCYVNATSHIQIARITNVPNWYFERVVFPGQRLVFEAIPQATLEIHTGSMASAIIADNIPCERLQIDQESIHPDGKPLTLNAQPLTQPRTFTSKRTVKLEPLTTPALTTVD from the coding sequence ATGGCTCAAATTCTTGATCCCCTACCGTCGAATAGTTCTGGTCGAATTTTGTGCTGCTATGTTAATGCTACCAGCCATATTCAGATCGCTCGCATTACTAACGTCCCCAACTGGTACTTTGAGCGGGTGGTATTCCCAGGACAACGTTTAGTGTTTGAGGCGATTCCCCAAGCCACCCTAGAAATTCATACTGGGAGTATGGCTAGTGCTATTATTGCCGATAATATTCCCTGTGAGCGGCTCCAAATTGATCAAGAGTCTATTCACCCTGATGGCAAACCTTTAACACTCAATGCTCAACCTTTAACACAACCGAGAACCTTTACCAGTAAGCGTACAGTCAAACTGGAACCTTTAACTACTCCAGCTTTAACCACCGTTGATTAA